Proteins encoded together in one Prevotella scopos JCM 17725 window:
- a CDS encoding tetratricopeptide repeat protein, whose amino-acid sequence MFNNDIFKVITMRRTLFALVLLGGSLAIHADRKDSLQNYNYFFLEALRQQDMGNLTAAYDLLRHAHDLNPQAAEVYHQLAAYYVSMKNDKLAREYFEKAASLDPENSVYQEKLGKLYVTQKDYPNAIKAFERLYEFNKTRSDVLQILYQLYGSQNEYKMMIKCLERMETLEGTNEQIALSKMQIYEQMGEKRKEYDELKSLVDGNPLNLNYRVMFGNWLLQNGKKKEALQKYREVLKEDPDNSLAKVSMMDYYNNIGDKASVKTILRELLQSPKTAQTLKLELLRQVIASSQKDNNPDSTEVLRLFSEALAVPQENADIYMLKAAYMSFLKLPKPDITRVYERAIEIEPDNSSARIALIQNIWDTHDYDKVIAICRPAIEYNPDEILFYYFQGMAQFHKHDNNAALETYRKGVGQIKPDSDPSIVSDIYGIMGDILHEKGLNKEAFQAYDSCLQWKPDNVLALNNYAYYLSQANDNLAKAEEMSYKTIKAEPNNSTFLDTYAWILFQQKRYEEAKIYIEQAIRNDSTLSNVVKEHVGDIYAQTGDIGKALDFWQQALKAGNDSATLKKKIQLKKYIAE is encoded by the coding sequence ATGTTTAATAACGATATTTTTAAAGTTATAACGATGCGCCGTACCCTCTTTGCGCTTGTTTTGCTGGGTGGCTCATTGGCGATACATGCTGACCGAAAGGATAGCCTTCAAAACTATAATTACTTCTTCCTTGAGGCTTTACGACAGCAGGATATGGGCAACCTTACGGCTGCTTATGACCTTTTGCGCCATGCACATGACCTTAATCCACAGGCTGCAGAGGTTTATCATCAGCTTGCAGCTTATTATGTCAGTATGAAGAATGATAAGCTGGCACGTGAATACTTTGAGAAGGCGGCAAGTCTTGACCCCGAGAACTCCGTTTATCAGGAGAAGTTAGGAAAGCTTTATGTGACGCAAAAAGACTATCCAAATGCTATAAAAGCCTTTGAACGTCTTTACGAGTTCAATAAGACACGTTCGGATGTACTGCAAATTCTCTATCAACTCTATGGTTCGCAGAATGAGTACAAGATGATGATTAAATGCTTGGAACGCATGGAGACATTAGAGGGTACCAACGAGCAGATTGCACTTAGTAAGATGCAAATCTACGAACAGATGGGTGAAAAGCGCAAGGAGTATGATGAGTTGAAGTCACTTGTTGATGGTAATCCGCTTAATCTCAACTATCGTGTGATGTTCGGTAACTGGCTTTTGCAGAATGGAAAGAAGAAAGAGGCACTTCAAAAGTATCGTGAAGTACTGAAGGAAGACCCTGACAACTCGCTTGCCAAGGTCTCCATGATGGATTACTATAATAATATTGGTGACAAGGCAAGCGTAAAGACGATCCTACGGGAGCTGTTGCAATCTCCGAAGACGGCGCAGACTTTGAAGTTAGAGTTGCTCCGTCAGGTTATTGCAAGCAGTCAGAAGGATAATAATCCAGACAGTACTGAGGTGTTGAGACTCTTCTCTGAGGCCTTAGCTGTGCCCCAAGAGAATGCTGACATCTATATGCTTAAAGCTGCATACATGTCTTTTCTCAAGTTGCCAAAGCCTGACATCACTCGAGTCTACGAACGGGCAATAGAGATAGAACCTGATAATTCGAGTGCAAGGATAGCCCTTATACAGAATATTTGGGACACACACGACTACGATAAGGTAATTGCTATCTGCCGTCCTGCCATTGAGTACAACCCAGATGAGATATTATTCTATTACTTCCAAGGGATGGCTCAGTTCCATAAGCACGACAACAACGCCGCATTGGAGACTTACCGAAAGGGAGTAGGGCAGATAAAGCCAGACAGTGACCCAAGTATTGTGTCGGACATCTACGGTATCATGGGTGATATCCTGCATGAGAAAGGACTTAATAAAGAAGCTTTTCAAGCCTATGACAGTTGTTTGCAGTGGAAACCAGATAATGTGCTTGCATTGAACAACTATGCCTATTACCTCAGTCAGGCAAATGACAACCTCGCTAAAGCAGAGGAGATGAGCTATAAGACCATTAAGGCCGAGCCTAATAACAGTACTTTTCTCGATACATACGCATGGATACTTTTCCAGCAGAAGCGCTACGAAGAGGCTAAAATATATATCGAACAAGCAATTCGAAATGACTCAACACTCAGCAATGTTGTTAAGGAACACGTTGGTGATATCTATGCTCAGACAGGTGATATAGGAAAGGCACTTGACTTTTGGCAGCAAGCGCTCAAGGCAGGAAATGATAGTGCGACATTGAAAAAGAAGATACAATTAAAGAAATACATAGCAGAATGA